Within Sorghum bicolor cultivar BTx623 chromosome 2, Sorghum_bicolor_NCBIv3, whole genome shotgun sequence, the genomic segment TAGAAATAATTCCCATTAATCTTTTGTACCAATATAAGTAAGGTAAACATATATCCGTTGTCCAAACACAAATGATTCTACTGAAATATATTGGTAACATGCATATGAAAATCCTATGGCACCAGGAAAAATATGACGACTGACACATAACTGAAACTTTCCTAATTTTAAGATGAAAACAACCATATTTCAAAACGTATGTACTTTTAGTTGCCACACCAATAGAAACAATTTGATGAAAACACTAGTTATATAATGAACAGGGATATACTGTAACTTTAGGTTGACAAAATCATATGGCTGCAACTATTCACCAGGATACAGCAGCATAGAAATGTGTATGTTCTATGAAATGCAAAAACAAGATAACcagagttatccttgtcacagcTTACAAAACCCTGGGTGCTCATAAAATTCTATTTTTGGCCATAGAGGTAGCTTTCGAAATAGAGGCATGTATCACACTACTTTGACATCAGCTATAGTTTCTACCAGAAACATTACTGAAGTTACAGAACATCCAATAATTGGTGCTAATAAATACTAAAGCCTTCATCCACCACTCACCGAATGAAACTGGGAAGACTCACTGAAGCACCACAGCATTGCTCAATCATGACTCTTGGCGCATATTCTTGAATTAGGCACTGAGAGAACATCAATCTCAATTCTCAATCTGAAGTCAAGTCCCAGTACCAGTAGTGTACAAACAGTACAAGGCATGGCTTAATCTGTGCTTGAAACCACCAAAACTGCACCACAGAAGCCAAACCACTCTCTTTCTATACCATCACGATCTAAACTTTTGGCCTGCGGAATTCAAACCATATCTCGTAGTGGTTAAACAACAAACTATCATGAGTGTGCTTCCCCACATATTCAAGGCCCAATTTCGCAAGCCGCCGTGTGCACTCGTCGCCTCCCAGCCTTGAGCAGAACTTAATGTTATGCGACACGAAAATCCGGCCTCTCTGTGGCCTCAGCTTCCCCGCAAGCCTCTCAAGCCCAGTCCAAACAAGCTTATCTGGAATATGGAGGAACACAGCGCTCGCATAAATGAGATCATACATGACCGTGTCCCCAAACTTGCTGAAATCCATATCCTCCCCTCTCACAATCATCGGCCGCTTGTACAGCAGCCCCTGCGCCGGCAGTTCATACCGGAGAGCAGCCATGAGGGACAGCTCGTCCCGCTCCAGGCAGTGGAACCTCCCAGACTCAAGATACCGGATGAAGTGCAGACCGACACGAAGCGTACCGCATCCGATTTCAAGAACCTGCTCCGTGGGCGTCAGCGCAGAGGCGTTAGCAAGGAACTCGAAGACGTCACGGCCACCGGCCCAGGGCTCGCCGTAGTTGCTGTGGTGCTCTTCCACAAGGAGCTCGCCGGGGCACGGCAGCGCAGTGTGGTTGGTTGTCTCTTCTTCCGGATAGTGGGAGATCCCATGGTGCCTACACAATGGGAAATTGCAACACTAAGAATGTCAACTCCACAGACACACGAGTGGCAAAATAAACGTGCCTTGGCCATTGGGGTGATCCAAAAGCGGCGATTCAGGACTACGAAGTGCAGGTGCAGGCGCAGGCATACCTGTTGATGTCGAAGAGCTGCTGCTCGCGGGTGCGGGGGTTGATGCCCTTGCGTAGGCGGTGCCAGGCATCGTGGGCGGCGCCGCCGGCGGGGAGGAGGAGGGAGTTGGACGCGAGCTGGGCCTTGAGCCAGGCGACGTCCGTGGGGGAGGTGGTGACGGGCGCGGGGGAGGCGGtgacggtggtggtggtgacggtggtggtggtgtgggtGGCGGGGGGCGAGCAGGCGCAGAGGTGCGAGGAGACGGCGGAGGAAGAGGCCGAGGATGGGGAGAGCGAGGGGAGGACGAGGAAGACGAGCAGCGCGGCGGaggagagcagcagcagcagcgccggCACGGTGAGAAGCCGCAGCCGCGCCGACGAGGAGGCGCTCGACGGCAGCGCCATCGGCGGCGGAAGGGGAGAGGGGGCGACTCAGAGTGGATCGCAAGATTGGGATCTCGTCTTGTGACCTGGTCTGGTTCCACCGCAGTTGCCCACCGACCACCGTCCCCCGACCGAGAACGAGGGgcttatttgaaaatttttagagcGTGATCAATAATCAGTCCAGTTCAGGGGTTACATTGTAATTACTgtttattaaaataaaataaaataaaatatatagcgTCCTAAAATAGAAAGCCTGCATCCTACATCTCGAAAATTTTAACTTtgacaaaatatataaaaacacCAAGGCACCGTTTGAATTCTCGGAATTGAACTCATTTTaataatcatatttagacatatATTAACTAATCTAATATGGTTGTAAAGGGTTCTATTTCTATATTATTGTTGGATATATAAGATAAATACTTATGCGGTGCATTTCTACCATAGAAGAGTGAGTTAAAGAGCATGTCATAAGTTGCAAAGTAGAAACATAGATAATCTATAGAACCAATTTCCATCTCACACTTTATGAGTTTGAGATAGGCTTGTATGTGAACTTTAGAAAGTGATGGAATATCAAATTTTAAGTCAAATAGCCTAATTTATTAAGTAGATTTTAATTCCTCTGAATAAAAGAATCCAAACAACTCCTAATACTTATGATACCAGATAAACATCATTTATATTAATCATGTAGTATATTCTTATAGTAAACCTAATTCGAGATAGAAATATTAAAACAATTCTTAGTTAAGGTTGAGAATTTGGTTGACTCATTGAAATACAAGATGAAGGATTATTTTGAAACAGAAGGAGTAGAGAGGGTAAAGTATAAGATACCGTGAACGATAAAAAATCGATCTCATTCATCAGGGTTAAAAATTGCAAAATCTATTAGACCGCAAATCCGCATTCCATGTTCTGAGGTCACAACTCCAAACCAAAAACTTATATGACGATGTTCTTTTAGTTGTATACTAATCTTGTTACCATTGGTAAATGGCTTCACGGCCTTTGAAGTCTTATATGACGAAAGTGTTTGTTGATGGCTCGttattttgaaaatatttttaaaagctAACCTACCTATTATTTGATTTTCTTgtatccaaataaaatattttgaaGTTATTAGCAGGCAAACTCAAGAATGAGTCACTGAAGATCAGTTGCATATCAAGAGCTGTAAGGCTATATGGCAATGCCGGCTCCCTGAAACTGTGCAGTGCTATCCAGACTTGAGCAAAACAACATTCACTATTTCAGCATACTCCATCCGAAGGGCAGTAGTGAACAGGCAGTAGTCTGATGTCTCTGAAGGGCAGTCTGATCTGATATGGACATGAAATATTTCCGTGCCTGTTCACTTCAACCTCAATCAAAGAGAAAGAAAGCTTGTCCGAAATAAATTCCACAACCAATAAGTAGAAGGTACAAGCATACACACAAGACTGAAAATAATACAAATGTTCATCATATTTCTGCATGAAATACGACAAAAACGATCCGAGCTGTGACATGTTACCAGCTACATATATCTCTGGAAAATCAAAGAAAATGAACCCTACGAAATACCCATCGAAATATAGGTTCTTACAGAGCAGCAGACCGAACAGAAACATTGATCAGATGGGCAGATATCATCAGATCATCCCGAGTCCGAGAGCACAGTGACGAATTTTGAAGGACAACAGATCAATACCAGAAGATGTTCACCCCCAGCTCAGCAGCGGACCGCGCGGCGAAGCTCGGGTGCTGCTTCAGGTTCTCCCTGAACACATGCCGCGACACGACGATGTTGTGCTCCGACGCCGCCACGGAGTCGACCGCCCTCGCCGTCCTCGTCCTCAAGTTGTACACCAGCAACCCCAGGTGGTTGCCCAGCATGACGATGCCTTCCCTGTCGtcacccgccgccgccacggagTTGGGGCCGCGCCACTCCGGCTCTGGGACTCCCAAGGTACCGGTGTGCCACGGCGTGGGAGCCCGGTGCCGGCGCTCCCACTTGCCAGCATTGTAATCCTCGAGGAACCAGAGGTCGACGTGCTCCTCGCCCCCGAAGTCGGCCGCGACGAGCTGCCCCGCCAGGTCGAACACCTTCGTCTGGTAGGCAGTGGCTGTCGGCGGCCCCGCCATCAGATGGAACGTCTCCGACAACGTGTCGAACACCACCATTGTCGTTGCCGTCTCACTCTCTCCTGCGGCGGCAACGACGGGTGCGCCGGCCGCCTGGCGTGGCGGCCAGTGCAGCCGGCCTTGGAGAGCCACGGGCGTCGTCCTCAGCAAGGTGGTTATCCCCATCGTCTCAGGAAGCCAAGCGCACAGGTTCACCTCCCGAGGCTCGGTGGTGCCAGTGGAGAGGATGAACCACGATCGTCCGCGAAGACGGCGCAACAGGAGCCGGTACTCGCCGG encodes:
- the LOC110432183 gene encoding uncharacterized protein LOC110432183, yielding MALPSSASSSARLRLLTVPALLLLLSSAALLVFLVLPSLSPSSASSSAVSSHLCACSPPATHTTTTVTTTTVTASPAPVTTSPTDVAWLKAQLASNSLLLPAGGAAHDAWHRLRKGINPRTREQQLFDINRHHGISHYPEEETTNHTALPCPGELLVEEHHSNYGEPWAGGRDVFEFLANASALTPTEQVLEIGCGTLRVGLHFIRYLESGRFHCLERDELSLMAALRYELPAQGLLYKRPMIVRGEDMDFSKFGDTVMYDLIYASAVFLHIPDKLVWTGLERLAGKLRPQRGRIFVSHNIKFCSRLGGDECTRRLAKLGLEYVGKHTHDSLLFNHYEIWFEFRRPKV
- the LOC8074411 gene encoding uncharacterized protein LOC8074411, with amino-acid sequence MEATSISHLSSDTITDILLRLPAKSILCAGAVCTAWRRITTNTSFRAEHARLQPANVVLYTYQFSPRCIDRRPGYYEDELALDLLPISSDSDEAARRRLIRYPMETFLLLASCNGVLLFQFQKSWGNFLLCNPAMGQWAELSPLPPIRPEPAKVMIDEYAFYYHEPSGEYRLLLRRLRGRSWFILSTGTTEPREVNLCAWLPETMGITTLLRTTPVALQGRLHWPPRQAAGAPVVAAAGESETATTMVVFDTLSETFHLMAGPPTATAYQTKVFDLAGQLVAADFGGEEHVDLWFLEDYNAGKWERRHRAPTPWHTGTLGVPEPEWRGPNSVAAAGDDREGIVMLGNHLGLLVYNLRTRTARAVDSVAASEHNIVVSRHVFRENLKQHPSFAARSAAELGVNIFWY